A section of the Streptomyces sp. CG1 genome encodes:
- a CDS encoding acyl carrier protein: MPETQLAERIEIIKEIVCDILEIEEDEVTPTSLFKEDHKADSLRAIEILAALEKKFSVVIDQSELPRMVNIDGVYQVVSEAAGW, encoded by the coding sequence ATGCCCGAGACCCAGCTCGCCGAGCGTATCGAGATCATCAAGGAGATTGTGTGCGACATTCTGGAGATCGAGGAGGACGAGGTCACGCCGACCAGCCTCTTCAAGGAGGACCACAAGGCGGATTCGCTGCGTGCCATTGAGATCCTCGCGGCTCTGGAGAAGAAGTTCAGCGTCGTGATCGACCAGTCCGAGCTGCCGCGGATGGTGAACATCGACGGCGTGTACCAGGTGGTGTCCGAGGCTGCCGGCTGGTAG
- a CDS encoding beta-ketoacyl synthase N-terminal-like domain-containing protein: MTATSTAAHPLIITAWSAVSPFGIGRAAFASGMRDRRTTLAPVGPDYADMPRPDACLVPGFDTRKVLGRKGTRSMDRVTGLTVTAVGALLGESDRNQRVGTGEGAAFALGTTTGSAQSMMDFTRDSLTGEQPYFVDPAQFPNTVMNCASGQSAIWYQLKGPNTTIAGGRSAGLHALNYARRLLTSGHADSVLCGCAEEFSPARAWLEHHSADPDTEPAPPLGEGSAMLLIEPARGDDQPVLAEILAVELGVALGGNVRPALASCLRRALAQAEVSADEVTVVATSGSTNPAGADERAALDETLGAHSAVRLTPHELIGDTGAAAAGFQLAALLAHAETHATETAGRIGLVTAVDRTGSVGCALLRLR, encoded by the coding sequence ATGACTGCTACCTCAACGGCTGCACACCCTCTGATCATCACCGCATGGTCCGCCGTCTCGCCCTTCGGCATCGGCCGGGCCGCGTTCGCCTCGGGCATGCGGGACCGCCGCACCACGCTCGCGCCTGTCGGCCCCGACTATGCCGACATGCCCAGGCCCGACGCCTGTCTGGTGCCCGGCTTCGACACCCGCAAGGTGCTCGGCCGCAAGGGGACTCGCTCCATGGACCGGGTCACCGGTCTCACCGTGACCGCGGTCGGCGCCCTGCTCGGCGAGAGCGACCGCAACCAGCGGGTCGGCACGGGCGAGGGCGCGGCCTTCGCCCTCGGCACCACCACTGGCAGCGCGCAGTCCATGATGGACTTCACCCGCGACTCGCTCACCGGCGAGCAGCCGTACTTCGTGGATCCGGCGCAGTTCCCCAACACCGTGATGAACTGCGCGAGCGGCCAGAGCGCCATCTGGTACCAGCTCAAGGGGCCCAACACCACCATCGCCGGCGGCCGCAGCGCCGGCCTGCACGCCCTCAACTACGCCCGTCGGCTCCTCACTTCGGGCCACGCCGACAGCGTCCTGTGCGGCTGCGCGGAGGAATTCTCGCCGGCCCGCGCCTGGCTCGAGCACCACAGTGCCGACCCGGACACCGAACCCGCGCCACCGCTCGGCGAGGGCAGCGCCATGCTGCTCATCGAGCCCGCCCGGGGTGACGACCAGCCGGTGCTCGCCGAGATCCTCGCCGTCGAACTGGGCGTCGCGCTCGGAGGCAACGTACGCCCCGCACTCGCCTCCTGCCTGCGCCGGGCCCTCGCGCAGGCCGAGGTGAGCGCCGACGAGGTGACCGTGGTCGCAACCTCCGGCAGCACCAACCCGGCCGGAGCGGACGAACGGGCCGCCCTCGACGAGACCCTGGGCGCGCACAGCGCCGTCCGCCTCACGCCCCACGAGCTGATCGGCGACACCGGTGCGGCGGCCGCCGGTTTCCAGCTGGCTGCCCTTCTCGCTCACGCCGAGACGCACGCGACCGAGACGGCGGGCCGGATCGGCCTGGTCACCGCGGTGGATCGAACCGGGTCGGTCGGCTGCGCCCTGCTGCGACTTCGCTGA
- a CDS encoding 4'-phosphopantetheinyl transferase superfamily protein, whose protein sequence is MRHLARRSTEPEAQTAGTGTVDVWWWRTKETVTPDDLVLLDSTERDRLAQMGHPEHAAEFVSCRAVIRRILAPLLDTQPGRIRFGRHACPGCGHPDHGPPRITEPANDSWISISHSSGLGLLAVADRPTGVDVERVRRMPVEDLARRAFSPAEADRVCALPEGPERLRSFLRGWTRKEAVLKGVGTGIATDLKAVEVRPLLEGPIAVTADRKHWQVAELALPDGWQGAVAVTDCDCAEVRLRMHP, encoded by the coding sequence GTGCGCCACCTGGCCAGGCGGAGCACGGAGCCCGAAGCTCAGACCGCCGGCACCGGAACCGTTGACGTGTGGTGGTGGCGCACGAAGGAGACGGTCACCCCAGACGATCTGGTCCTCCTGGACAGCACCGAGCGCGACCGCTTGGCACAGATGGGACATCCCGAACACGCCGCGGAGTTCGTCAGTTGCAGGGCCGTCATCCGCCGTATCCTCGCCCCGCTGCTGGACACACAGCCGGGACGGATCCGGTTCGGGCGGCACGCCTGTCCGGGGTGCGGGCACCCGGACCACGGGCCGCCCAGGATCACGGAGCCGGCGAACGACAGCTGGATCAGCATCAGTCACAGCTCGGGGCTCGGCCTACTCGCGGTCGCGGACAGACCGACGGGAGTGGATGTGGAACGCGTCCGCCGGATGCCGGTCGAAGACCTGGCCAGAAGGGCGTTCTCGCCCGCCGAGGCCGACAGGGTGTGCGCGCTGCCGGAGGGCCCCGAGCGGCTCCGAAGCTTTCTGCGCGGCTGGACCCGGAAAGAAGCCGTGCTCAAGGGCGTCGGGACAGGCATTGCGACCGACCTCAAAGCGGTCGAGGTCCGTCCGTTGCTGGAAGGGCCCATTGCCGTGACCGCGGACAGGAAGCACTGGCAGGTGGCCGAACTTGCGCTGCCCGACGGGTGGCAGGGCGCAGTCGCAGTCACGGACTGCGACTGCGCCGAGGTACGGCTCCGCATGCACCCGTGA
- a CDS encoding type II toxin-antitoxin system RatA family toxin — protein sequence MPTVIARHASEAPPQRVWEALAYSDSFPSYVPEIVAVDVLRQEADRRSSRWTVLLGAARLSWQEEATFDHAARRIDFAQTSGALASLAGHWLVEAEGTGSAVELALTFEAGIPLLDATLHPITEQALREFAEAVLGRIAERAAGTPATTA from the coding sequence ATGCCCACCGTCATCGCGCGTCACGCGAGCGAAGCGCCCCCGCAGCGGGTGTGGGAGGCGCTCGCGTACAGCGACTCCTTCCCCTCCTACGTCCCGGAGATCGTCGCCGTCGACGTACTGCGGCAGGAAGCGGACCGGCGGAGCAGCCGCTGGACCGTGCTGCTCGGCGCGGCCCGCCTCAGCTGGCAGGAGGAGGCCACCTTCGACCACGCTGCGCGCCGGATCGACTTTGCTCAGACCAGCGGCGCCCTCGCGTCCCTGGCCGGCCACTGGCTGGTCGAGGCCGAGGGCACCGGGTCCGCCGTGGAGCTGGCGCTCACCTTCGAGGCCGGTATCCCTCTGCTGGACGCCACGCTCCACCCCATCACCGAGCAGGCGCTGCGGGAGTTCGCGGAGGCCGTGCTCGGCCGGATCGCCGAGCGGGCCGCCGGTACTCCCGCGACGACCGCGTGA
- a CDS encoding alpha/beta fold hydrolase, translated as MLRPRHDGPATPVEVRRHGAAAPGAPKVLFLHGLAGNDTMWQRAADVLGPGREIWLGRLPWRGQGLADWGRDPDLGGWVEQALLAVPGGPDVVVAHSMTSNVLLELLDQASRAAEDPFARFGVRALVLVAPFYRARPDAFDWATISYYLNDFHLILREGIHVQSRARISPETEIAMAERVREWIGPAGWVRFFDLYLRTPDLQTARITAPCLVIGGARDFAAPPDNATALAGALPDARLRVLADSGHFPMVDEPELFGAELQAFFDSVLVPREALGTRPRPAGPLSTETRRE; from the coding sequence GTGCTGCGTCCCCGGCACGACGGGCCCGCGACCCCGGTCGAGGTGCGGCGCCACGGTGCCGCGGCGCCCGGCGCCCCCAAGGTCCTGTTCCTGCACGGGCTCGCCGGGAACGACACGATGTGGCAGCGGGCCGCGGACGTCCTCGGTCCTGGCCGGGAGATCTGGCTCGGCCGACTGCCCTGGCGTGGACAGGGGTTGGCAGACTGGGGGCGCGACCCCGACCTGGGCGGCTGGGTGGAGCAGGCGCTGCTCGCCGTGCCTGGCGGCCCCGACGTGGTCGTCGCCCACTCGATGACCTCCAACGTCCTGCTGGAACTGCTCGACCAGGCGTCCCGTGCGGCCGAAGACCCCTTCGCCCGCTTCGGTGTCCGGGCCCTGGTCCTGGTCGCCCCGTTCTACCGGGCGCGTCCCGACGCCTTCGACTGGGCCACCATCAGCTACTACCTCAACGACTTCCATCTGATCCTGCGCGAGGGCATCCACGTCCAGTCCCGGGCCCGCATCTCCCCCGAAACCGAGATCGCCATGGCGGAGCGGGTCAGGGAGTGGATCGGGCCCGCCGGATGGGTCCGCTTCTTCGACCTGTACCTGCGGACGCCGGATCTGCAGACCGCCCGGATCACCGCACCGTGTCTGGTGATCGGCGGCGCGCGGGACTTCGCCGCACCACCGGACAACGCCACCGCGCTTGCCGGGGCGCTGCCCGACGCCCGTCTCCGCGTCCTCGCCGACAGCGGTCACTTCCCGATGGTGGACGAGCCGGAGCTGTTCGGCGCAGAGCTCCAGGCCTTCTTCGACTCGGTCCTGGTGCCCCGAGAAGCCCTCGGCACCAGGCCCCGCCCCGCGGGGCCCCTCAGCACAGAAACGCGACGAGAATGA
- a CDS encoding acyl carrier protein, which yields MTTAVLDKDELRELVADALDVEVDEVTDDAHYIEDLGVDSLMGLEILVQLEKKFGVKISEEEFGLITNFGQTYTLLSGKVAA from the coding sequence ATGACGACTGCTGTGCTCGACAAGGACGAATTGCGCGAACTCGTCGCCGATGCCCTGGACGTCGAGGTCGACGAGGTCACCGACGACGCCCACTACATCGAGGACCTCGGCGTCGACTCCCTGATGGGCCTGGAAATCCTGGTCCAGCTGGAGAAGAAGTTCGGCGTGAAGATCTCCGAGGAGGAGTTCGGCCTGATCACCAACTTCGGCCAGACCTACACCCTGCTGTCCGGGAAAGTCGCCGCATGA
- a CDS encoding beta-ketoacyl synthase, with amino-acid sequence MSAQQVFEPAKGAAKGSGHRVVLTGLGVVSSIGLGATEFLAGLRAGRSGARPISVFETSGYSHSTGCEVTRFDPGRWITNLQLDQLGRAAQFSVAAARMAVEDSGLDPAALRERRGLISIGTTDGESYDLDQLVETEITLGAEKMDPAAARRVPAGHLSVAIAQELGLSDVEAVTVPTACAAGNYAIGYGYDAVSSGEAEFAFCGGADAMCRKTFTGFYRLGTIAPDRCQPFDVDRQGILTGEGAGVLVLERLESALARGAHIYAEVLGYGLNCDAYHQVAPNQASVARCMERALENSGITPEQVDLISAHGTGTKANDVTEVGAIRQVFGGRPPRTVSMKSMLGHSMGAASALGAIGCALAIDNRFAPPTINHVTPDPECDVDCVPNEAIDADLKVVQNNGLAFGGNNAVVLFGRYDAADTAAASDTEYAASGAEDKEKALC; translated from the coding sequence ATGTCAGCACAGCAAGTCTTCGAGCCGGCCAAGGGAGCGGCGAAGGGCAGCGGCCACCGGGTCGTGCTCACCGGCTTGGGGGTGGTGTCCAGCATCGGCCTGGGCGCGACGGAGTTCCTCGCCGGACTCCGTGCGGGGCGCAGCGGGGCGCGGCCCATCTCGGTGTTCGAAACCAGCGGATACTCCCACTCGACCGGGTGCGAGGTCACCCGGTTCGACCCGGGCCGGTGGATCACCAACCTCCAGCTCGACCAGCTCGGGCGGGCTGCGCAGTTCTCGGTGGCCGCGGCTCGTATGGCTGTGGAGGACTCCGGCCTCGATCCCGCCGCCCTGCGCGAGCGGCGTGGCCTGATATCCATCGGCACCACCGATGGGGAGTCCTATGACCTCGACCAGCTGGTCGAGACCGAGATCACCCTGGGCGCCGAGAAGATGGACCCGGCCGCGGCCCGGCGGGTTCCCGCCGGGCACCTGTCGGTCGCCATCGCCCAGGAGCTCGGTCTGTCCGACGTCGAGGCGGTGACCGTACCGACCGCCTGTGCAGCCGGTAACTACGCCATCGGCTACGGCTACGACGCAGTCAGCTCGGGCGAGGCGGAGTTCGCGTTCTGCGGCGGCGCGGATGCGATGTGCCGCAAGACCTTCACCGGCTTCTACCGGCTCGGCACCATCGCCCCCGACCGCTGTCAGCCCTTCGACGTCGACCGTCAGGGCATCCTGACCGGCGAGGGCGCGGGCGTGCTCGTCCTGGAACGCCTGGAGTCGGCGCTCGCCCGTGGTGCCCACATCTACGCCGAAGTCCTCGGCTACGGCCTCAACTGCGACGCCTACCACCAGGTCGCGCCGAACCAGGCGAGCGTCGCCCGGTGCATGGAGCGGGCTCTGGAGAACTCGGGGATCACCCCGGAGCAGGTGGACCTGATCTCCGCGCACGGCACCGGCACCAAGGCCAACGACGTCACCGAGGTCGGCGCGATCCGCCAGGTGTTCGGCGGCCGGCCGCCGCGCACCGTGTCCATGAAGTCGATGCTCGGGCACAGCATGGGCGCGGCGAGCGCGCTCGGCGCCATCGGCTGCGCGCTGGCCATCGACAACCGTTTCGCGCCGCCGACCATCAATCACGTCACGCCGGACCCGGAGTGCGACGTCGACTGTGTGCCGAACGAGGCCATCGACGCCGACCTCAAGGTCGTGCAGAACAACGGGCTGGCCTTCGGCGGCAACAACGCGGTGGTCCTCTTCGGCAGGTACGACGCAGCTGACACGGCCGCCGCATCCGACACGGAATACGCCGCGTCCGGCGCGGAAGACAAGGAGAAGGCGCTGTGCTGA
- a CDS encoding 2-hydroxychromene-2-carboxylate isomerase, giving the protein MARRGPRWYFSFRSPYSWIAYRDLLERYPDVAEEIDWLPFWEPDTAATQELAQRGITLPYVPMSREKHLYILQDVRRLTRERGLDMVWPQDKEPVWEVAHLAYLVAERHGRGRVFIDAVYRARWEQGRNISDREVMADIGRNLGIDPEALATAGTDPALRADGIRHLELIHRDGVFGVPYFIDGFEKFWGVDRLAAFVDLARARRGDAAASPTPMLDQGHAGGCG; this is encoded by the coding sequence ATGGCCCGTCGCGGGCCCCGCTGGTACTTCTCGTTCCGCAGCCCCTACTCCTGGATCGCGTACCGGGACCTGCTGGAGCGCTATCCCGATGTCGCCGAGGAGATCGACTGGCTGCCGTTCTGGGAGCCCGACACGGCCGCCACCCAGGAACTCGCCCAGCGGGGCATCACACTTCCCTACGTCCCGATGTCCCGGGAGAAGCATCTGTACATCCTGCAGGACGTGCGCCGCCTGACCCGGGAGCGCGGCCTCGACATGGTCTGGCCGCAGGACAAGGAACCCGTGTGGGAGGTGGCCCACCTGGCGTATCTGGTGGCTGAACGGCACGGCAGGGGGCGGGTGTTCATCGACGCCGTGTACCGGGCTCGCTGGGAGCAGGGCAGGAACATCTCGGACCGCGAGGTCATGGCCGACATCGGCCGGAACCTCGGGATCGACCCCGAGGCACTCGCCACCGCGGGCACCGACCCGGCCCTGCGCGCTGACGGCATCCGCCATCTCGAACTGATCCACCGCGACGGAGTGTTCGGAGTCCCCTACTTCATCGATGGATTCGAGAAGTTCTGGGGAGTGGACCGACTCGCGGCCTTCGTCGACCTGGCCCGGGCTCGCCGAGGCGACGCAGCCGCGTCCCCGACCCCGATGCTCGACCAAGGCCATGCGGGCGGCTGCGGCTGA
- a CDS encoding helix-turn-helix domain-containing protein, translating into MDAAQQEATARARELQRNWYGEPLGALFRKLIEDLGLNQARLAAVLGLSAPMLSQLMSGQRAKIGNPAVVQRVQLLQELAAQVADGSVSAAEATQRMDEIKKSQGGSVLSNTTQTTSGSGAPTVKRVVREIQSLLRSVAAAGDIIDAADSLAPTHPELAEFLRVYGAGRTSDAVAHYQSHQN; encoded by the coding sequence ATGGACGCCGCACAGCAGGAAGCCACCGCGAGAGCGCGGGAGCTGCAGCGGAACTGGTACGGAGAGCCGCTGGGGGCGCTCTTCCGTAAGCTCATCGAAGATCTCGGGCTGAATCAGGCTCGTCTCGCGGCGGTCCTGGGGCTGTCCGCTCCGATGCTCTCGCAGCTGATGAGCGGCCAGCGCGCGAAGATCGGCAATCCCGCCGTGGTCCAGCGGGTGCAGCTGCTGCAGGAGCTGGCGGCCCAGGTCGCGGACGGCAGCGTGAGCGCCGCCGAGGCGACCCAGCGCATGGACGAGATCAAGAAGTCGCAGGGGGGCTCCGTGCTCAGCAACACGACCCAGACCACGAGCGGTTCGGGCGCGCCGACGGTCAAGCGGGTGGTCCGCGAAATCCAGTCGCTGCTGCGCTCGGTGGCCGCCGCGGGCGACATCATCGACGCCGCGGACAGCCTCGCCCCGACCCATCCGGAACTTGCGGAGTTCCTCCGTGTCTACGGCGCCGGCCGCACCTCCGACGCCGTCGCGCACTACCAGTCCCACCAGAATTAG
- a CDS encoding beta-ketoacyl synthase N-terminal-like domain-containing protein: MSQSSQIVISGVGVLVPGADTPTALAAGPAPGSEPVAPEQTVGKKGLRYKDRATQLAYAIAAKTLQDTGLLDADGLTVPAESVGVVASSNLGNLDTVTRALDTIHAETVSGTSPMDLPNASSNVIASSVAIRFGLRGPNLMVCNGATSGLDALHWAATMITAGRVDRVLVLGVEPDNDTVRRLFGDDRAVVDGGAAVVLERAEAAQQRSARARAVYRGYRQADDVRSCIERLRALDPGMEPARWQTPQTGSGPLPDDLLPGVPRDGFGPARASGALGVLQAVAATAWFADGGKGLVYAVAGADVAEPAAGVALLAPQGT; encoded by the coding sequence ATGAGCCAGTCCTCGCAGATCGTGATCTCCGGGGTCGGCGTCCTCGTCCCCGGCGCCGATACGCCGACGGCCCTGGCCGCAGGCCCCGCCCCGGGCTCGGAACCCGTCGCGCCCGAGCAGACGGTCGGCAAGAAGGGCCTGCGCTACAAGGACCGGGCCACGCAGCTGGCGTACGCCATCGCCGCGAAGACGCTGCAGGACACCGGGCTGCTCGACGCGGACGGGCTGACCGTACCGGCCGAGAGCGTCGGGGTGGTCGCGAGCTCCAACCTCGGCAACCTGGACACCGTCACCCGGGCCCTGGACACCATCCATGCCGAGACGGTGTCCGGCACCTCACCGATGGACCTGCCGAACGCCTCGAGCAACGTCATCGCCTCTTCCGTGGCGATCCGGTTCGGCCTGCGCGGTCCCAATCTGATGGTGTGCAACGGCGCCACCTCGGGTCTGGACGCCCTGCACTGGGCCGCGACCATGATCACTGCAGGCCGGGTGGACCGGGTCCTGGTCCTCGGTGTCGAGCCGGACAACGACACGGTACGCCGACTGTTCGGCGACGACCGTGCCGTGGTGGACGGCGGCGCGGCAGTCGTCCTGGAGCGGGCGGAGGCCGCCCAGCAGCGCTCCGCCCGGGCCCGCGCCGTCTACCGGGGCTATCGCCAAGCCGACGATGTCCGGTCCTGCATCGAGCGGCTCCGCGCACTGGACCCCGGCATGGAGCCGGCCCGCTGGCAGACTCCGCAGACCGGCTCCGGCCCCCTCCCCGACGACCTGCTGCCCGGCGTCCCCCGGGACGGCTTCGGACCCGCCCGTGCCTCGGGTGCGCTCGGGGTGCTCCAAGCCGTCGCCGCAACCGCGTGGTTCGCCGACGGCGGCAAGGGCCTGGTGTACGCGGTCGCCGGTGCGGACGTGGCGGAACCGGCCGCCGGGGTGGCCCTGCTGGCCCCGCAGGGGACCTGA
- a CDS encoding beta-ketoacyl synthase N-terminal-like domain-containing protein — MNQAITGIGAVASIGRDVDELFENLCAGKTGHAPLRGFDRANFRARHAYEVDNRPAEGQDVPGRASALLLDAVAQAAKGAGLGEDLSGVPVLVGTGLRELRSLELWWRGEHQLTEKDLDFGPVLRERFGAVQAHTFSNACSASLYALAMGSDLLAQEDAPDAVIVAGVDVLTESMHGLLERVHPQAPDRVRPFDRNRTGVLMGDGAAAVVLRRDGFGEQVHGRLRGVAVNCDAYHATAPSPEGIAVAMREAHRMAQVTPADLDLVMLHGTGTLLNDEAEAVALAEVLGADRARPLMTAVKSMTGHTSGGSGLLNLVVGLRALAESRVPPTVGLDDPVDEAAGFRFVTGAPHNEEMTLMQLNAFGFGGINAVAIVEAGR, encoded by the coding sequence CTGAACCAGGCCATCACCGGCATCGGGGCCGTGGCGAGTATCGGCCGGGACGTCGACGAGCTGTTTGAGAACCTGTGCGCGGGAAAGACCGGGCACGCCCCGCTGCGCGGCTTCGACCGCGCCAACTTCCGGGCCCGGCACGCCTACGAGGTGGACAACCGCCCGGCCGAGGGCCAGGACGTCCCGGGCCGGGCGAGCGCCCTGCTGCTCGACGCCGTCGCCCAGGCGGCCAAGGGGGCCGGGCTCGGCGAGGACCTGAGCGGTGTCCCTGTCCTGGTCGGCACCGGCCTGCGCGAACTGCGCTCCCTGGAGCTGTGGTGGCGCGGCGAGCACCAACTGACGGAAAAGGACCTGGACTTCGGCCCGGTGCTGCGTGAACGCTTCGGCGCCGTGCAGGCCCACACCTTCTCCAACGCCTGCTCCGCCTCCCTGTACGCGCTCGCCATGGGCTCCGACCTGCTAGCTCAGGAGGACGCCCCGGACGCGGTGATCGTCGCCGGCGTCGATGTCCTGACGGAGAGCATGCACGGGCTGCTGGAACGCGTCCATCCGCAGGCCCCGGACCGGGTACGGCCCTTCGACCGCAACCGCACCGGTGTCCTGATGGGCGACGGCGCCGCCGCGGTCGTACTTCGCCGCGACGGCTTCGGCGAGCAGGTGCACGGGCGGCTGCGCGGCGTCGCCGTGAACTGCGACGCGTACCACGCCACAGCGCCATCCCCGGAGGGAATCGCTGTGGCGATGCGCGAGGCACACCGGATGGCCCAGGTCACCCCGGCTGATCTGGATCTGGTGATGCTGCACGGCACCGGCACCCTGCTCAACGACGAGGCCGAGGCGGTCGCCCTCGCCGAAGTGCTCGGCGCGGACCGCGCCCGCCCGCTGATGACCGCTGTCAAGTCGATGACCGGGCACACCTCCGGCGGCTCCGGTCTGCTGAACCTGGTGGTGGGCCTGCGCGCCCTGGCCGAGAGCCGGGTGCCGCCCACGGTGGGCCTGGATGACCCGGTGGACGAGGCGGCCGGTTTCCGATTCGTCACCGGCGCGCCGCACAACGAGGAGATGACCCTGATGCAGTTGAACGCCTTCGGCTTCGGCGGGATCAACGCCGTCGCGATCGTGGAGGCGGGACGATGA
- a CDS encoding 3-hydroxyacyl-ACP dehydratase FabZ family protein, with amino-acid sequence MTLHPECRSVRTPFTELRTGWTGAYGYYGSVSTDGFDGATVTLPLDRDELVFQGHYRGFPIFAGVFLVETAHRAALVHTPADVPRLRLARLESARFLHPSYPGDTLHFTLRWKRDTQGWVCRVTAATDDHQVARIRLRYESADAPVAPLPAVGGPAAGEPASGSRAGLGPLSLPEVMARIPHRDQLLLIDRVDTFHPGDRVTAVKAVTFGEPWYRWLADEAADPGAYSYPIGLLMESFNQAAAVLATAERANTDVLADEVLMLGGYTDLAFGTPVLPGDLLEHSVRLARTVDGVQIFEGTTRVRGEVVLTVGAAVLARRPAGALVG; translated from the coding sequence ATGACCCTCCATCCCGAATGCCGGTCGGTGCGCACACCGTTCACCGAGCTGCGTACCGGATGGACCGGCGCCTACGGTTACTACGGCTCCGTCAGTACCGACGGCTTCGACGGCGCGACGGTCACTCTGCCACTCGACCGGGACGAGCTGGTCTTCCAGGGCCACTACCGCGGCTTCCCGATCTTCGCCGGGGTCTTCCTCGTCGAGACCGCGCACCGTGCGGCCCTGGTCCACACACCCGCCGACGTCCCTCGGCTGCGCCTCGCCCGTCTGGAGTCGGCCCGCTTCCTGCACCCCTCCTACCCCGGTGACACCCTGCACTTCACCTTGCGGTGGAAGCGCGACACGCAGGGCTGGGTGTGCCGGGTCACGGCGGCCACGGACGACCACCAGGTGGCTCGGATCCGGCTGCGCTACGAGAGCGCGGACGCTCCCGTCGCGCCGCTGCCCGCGGTCGGCGGGCCGGCCGCCGGGGAGCCGGCTTCCGGCAGCAGGGCCGGTCTTGGCCCGCTGTCGCTGCCCGAGGTGATGGCCCGGATCCCGCATCGCGACCAGCTCCTGCTCATCGATCGGGTCGACACCTTCCACCCCGGCGACCGGGTCACCGCGGTCAAAGCGGTGACCTTCGGCGAGCCCTGGTACCGGTGGCTCGCGGACGAGGCAGCCGACCCGGGCGCCTACAGCTATCCGATCGGACTCCTCATGGAGTCCTTCAACCAGGCCGCAGCGGTGCTCGCCACCGCCGAGCGCGCCAACACGGACGTGCTGGCCGACGAGGTCCTGATGCTCGGCGGCTACACCGATCTCGCCTTCGGCACCCCGGTGCTCCCAGGCGACCTGCTGGAACACTCCGTGCGGCTCGCCCGCACGGTCGACGGCGTCCAGATCTTCGAGGGCACCACCCGGGTACGGGGCGAGGTCGTCCTGACCGTGGGCGCGGCCGTGCTCGCCCGCCGGCCCGCCGGCGCATTGGTCGGCTAA
- a CDS encoding SDR family oxidoreductase, protein MKILLTGSGGVVGSEVADQLAAFGDKAEVTSVTRRPLRPGESRWVLGAEPPPAELRGHWDVVIHSAASTRWTMSEDEAVAANVRTTEAVLDVVDRDTHLVHISTAYVEGQNPATVDSDAGFGRFRNTYEWSKARSEELVRARHQGPLTIVRPPLVFGRRVDGSIARLTGPYAMVQSLVSGLAPALVGDPAGFIELAPVDQVAQVVVAAALGGPPAAPVVETIASGAGCLRVTDLVEGICRSVNAWRAERGIAPVPVAPVIPSDTWREFHLPLVAAHFSDVQKRAMQLLSAFEGYANMPTPFRPTQVVADPAEVLDRSVRWWADAKSRHARRVPEPWALVAA, encoded by the coding sequence ATGAAGATCCTGCTGACCGGTTCCGGCGGCGTGGTCGGCAGTGAAGTCGCCGACCAGCTGGCCGCGTTCGGCGACAAGGCCGAGGTGACCTCGGTGACACGCCGACCCCTGCGGCCCGGAGAGAGCCGTTGGGTGCTCGGCGCCGAGCCGCCCCCCGCCGAGCTGCGCGGGCACTGGGACGTGGTGATCCACAGCGCCGCGTCCACTCGCTGGACGATGTCCGAGGACGAAGCCGTCGCGGCCAATGTGCGCACCACCGAGGCCGTGCTCGACGTCGTCGACCGCGACACCCATCTGGTGCACATCTCGACCGCGTACGTCGAAGGCCAGAACCCGGCCACCGTGGACTCCGACGCCGGGTTCGGCCGCTTCCGCAACACCTACGAGTGGTCCAAGGCCCGGTCCGAGGAGCTGGTACGGGCCCGGCACCAGGGTCCGCTGACCATCGTGCGGCCCCCGCTGGTCTTCGGGCGGCGCGTCGACGGCTCGATCGCCCGCCTCACGGGCCCGTACGCCATGGTGCAGTCGCTGGTCTCCGGGCTCGCGCCTGCGCTGGTCGGCGATCCGGCGGGGTTCATCGAGCTTGCGCCGGTGGACCAGGTGGCGCAGGTCGTCGTGGCTGCCGCCCTGGGCGGGCCGCCGGCCGCCCCGGTGGTGGAGACCATCGCGTCGGGGGCGGGCTGCCTGCGGGTGACCGACCTGGTCGAGGGGATCTGCCGCTCGGTCAACGCATGGCGGGCCGAGCGGGGTATCGCTCCGGTCCCGGTGGCCCCGGTCATCCCCTCCGACACCTGGCGCGAGTTCCATCTGCCGCTGGTTGCGGCGCACTTCTCCGATGTGCAGAAGCGCGCCATGCAGCTGCTCTCCGCGTTCGAGGGCTACGCCAACATGCCCACCCCGTTCCGTCCCACCCAGGTGGTCGCCGACCCGGCCGAGGTGCTGGACCGCTCGGTCCGCTGGTGGGCCGACGCCAAGTCCCGGCACGCCCGGCGGGTCCCGGAACCGTGGGCGCTCGTCGCGGCCTGA